A part of Deltaproteobacteria bacterium genomic DNA contains:
- a CDS encoding redoxin domain-containing protein, with translation MAFAVMAAAGNAAASLVGKQAPEFTNDIWVNSEPLRLKDLRGKVVLIEFWTYGUYNCVNTLPSLVGWHQEYGPRGLVVVGIHSPEFSHEHSLENVKRACKELGIKFPVAQDNDFATWKRYGTRYWPTLHIIDKKGVIQYTRFGEGGYDEMEEIIQRLLDE, from the coding sequence ATGGCCTTCGCGGTCATGGCGGCGGCCGGGAACGCCGCGGCCTCGCTGGTGGGCAAGCAGGCGCCGGAGTTCACCAACGACATCTGGGTCAACTCCGAGCCCCTCAGGCTCAAGGACCTCAGGGGCAAGGTGGTCCTGATCGAGTTCTGGACCTACGGCTGATACAACTGTGTCAACACACTCCCATCGTTGGTGGGATGGCACCAAGAATACGGCCCCCGGGGCCTCGTCGTCGTGGGAATCCACTCGCCGGAGTTCTCCCACGAGCATTCACTGGAAAACGTCAAGAGAGCCTGCAAGGAGCTGGGAATCAAGTTCCCGGTCGCGCAGGACAACGACTTCGCCACCTGGAAACGCTACGGAACGCGCTACTGGCCCACCCTTCATATCATCGACAAGAAGGGCGTGATCCAGTACACGCGCTTCGGCGAAGGTGGCTACGACGAGATGGAGGAGATCATCCAGCGGCTGCTGGACGAGTAG